TTATGGAGGATGCCTTCCAGACCGAGGGGGAAGCCTTGGGTAAAATCACCCGTTCGAAACTCAGTTCCTGCCAGTTGTCGACCTATTTTGCGGGTCGGGTGGTCTTCTATCGCTTGCGACAGGAAGTGAGCCGGGCGCTGGGGGATAAGTTCGATCTGAAAGAATATCACGAAGCCGCACTGTCGCACGGTACTTTGCCAGTGAAGTATCTTCCGGAACTGGTGAAGAAACAGTTGATCAAGTAGACCAGGGGAAATTTTTCAAATCCGGCTCCGCCCAGCCGGTTCGCGCGGCAACGGACATGAGATGGGCTTCGCTGTAATACTCTAGCGGATAATTCTTGTGCCCGATCTTCTCCAGCACTTCCTGAGTAATCAATTCGAGCGATTTCTGCCCGTCGCAGGGCTTTAAGGCCCAATCTATGGCCATCACATAAAACCGGGTGATGGTTTCGTGATAGCCGCTGGTATCGGTATTCTGACCGCCGACCGATTCATTGTACGTTTTGATTTTTTGCCGCAACTCGTTCAGGGCCCGGATAGGTCCAAACTGGTTCACATACCAGCAACCGACACGCAGATGGGCTTCGTGAGTCCAAAGTGGTTTCGGTAGAGTTTTGTCGTTAAATTGTTGCAGCAAATCGGAAGTAGCAATACTGTCCATAGGATCGCAATTCCTATTATTCGAGAGCGTCCAGGGGGATTTGAACCCCCGCTTCCGCCATGGCAAGGCAGCAGGCTACCGGGCTACATCATGGACGCCAATAGACGCGGGAGCCGGATTCGAACCGGCGTAGGACGGCTTATGAGACCGCGCTGGGACCAACTCCAGTCTATCCCGCAGTACCCTCGTGAGGAGTCGAACCTCATCTACGACCTTCGCAGGGTCGCGTGCCTCCGTCACACCCCGAGGATGGTTATTAAAAAGAGGGGAATCGGGGTCCCGGGTTCGGGAACTGTAGCAAAATTTTGGATCGTTCGGAAATTACCAGAGTAAGCGGCTTGACGCCAAAAGGTTTTTGAATCCGATTCAAAGGAACCTCGACCTCGTAGCCGCCGTCTGTATTATGAATCAGACGTGAAGAGTTTCGGGACTGTGGCGGAATGGCAGACGCTGTGGACTTAAAATCCACTGCTGGGTAACTGGCGTGCGGGTTCGAGTCCCGCCTGTCCCATCGGAAAGCTGTCAGCGATCAGCTTTCAGCAATCACTTCTGATCAATCAGCAATACGCGTAGATCCATCACGTTCGTTTCGGTGAGACCCGTTTTTAGAAGCCCGCCCGCTTTTTCAAAGAATTCATAAGAATTGTGCTGTCTCAAATACTCTTCGGCATGAATGGCAGCCGTTTCTTCATCCGCAAGGGCTCCGGCCGCGTCGGTAGGGCCATCCTCGCCGTCGGTACCGCCACTCAGCACGGTTAAGCCGCGAAGCGATTTCGCGAACGTTAGGGCGGCCAGAACGAACTCCTGATTCCGGCCACCTTTTCCCGAAGTCCCACGCAGGTCTACGGTGGTTTCGCCGCCACTGATCAGACAAGCCGGGCTGGGCAGCGGGAGGCCATTAATCTGAATGCTGCGAGCCAGACTTAAATGGACGCGAGCCAAGCCTTGCGTATCCCCTTCCAAAAAAGACCCAAGATTCAAAGTATGAAAGCCCATCCCCTGAGCGGTAATCGCCGCCGCGGCGAGTGCCTTTTGATTATTCCCGAGGATCACATTGCGAATTTCGGCCTGGGGCGCTTGCTGTTCCAGCCGTCCGCTTTTCGATTTCAACACTTCGATGACTCGCGGTGGAACCTGCTCGAGCAGTCCTTTTCGCGCGAGAATTTCCAGAGGACTGTTTTTCGCGGTTGTCGCATCGGGGAGATACGTTGGGCCGGAAGCGATGACATCCAAGGGATCGCCGATGACATCCGAGACGATCAGCGAGATGAGTAGTTTACCACGAAATCGCCGGGCGAGATTCCCGGCTTTGATATCGGAAAGCGGACTTCGCACGCCGTTGAGTTCTTCGATACTCGCCCCGCAAGAATGCAAAAGTTTGGTGACTTTTTGTTTGTCCTCGAGAGTAATTCCTGCTGTGGGTGCCGGCATGAGAGCGCTGCCACCGCCGGAGATCAGGCAGATCATCACATCATTCGGACCAGCTTGATCCGCCAAAAGAAGCATTTCCCGACTGCCGATGACCCCGGCTTCCGTGGGGTGATTACTGCCCATCGGCCGGGCCCCATGCAGCCGAATTTTTTGAAGCGGCCGAACTGATTCATTGGGAACGTTGACAATCCCCTCGACGCGGTTCAGAAACTTGCTGAGGTGAGCTTCCAGCGCTTCGGCCATGGCCGCGCCCGCTTTGCCACCTCCCACGACCAGGATTCGATCTGCGGCCTTCAACTCGTTGAAAAGAGTAGATTGGCTGGCGAAAAATTCATCGAACAGTCGAGACGGTTTAACCGCGTCCACTCCCGACTGCCATATCGCTTTCGCCTGTTCGCGAGATTTTTGACTCATTTGGCGGCCTCGTCTTCCTGGCCCCAGCGCGAGAAGAGGCGATGTTCCACTCCCAATTGATCAGCAATGCGACCGACCACAAAGTCAACCATGTCCGCTACCGTCTGAGGTTGGGTGTAATAGGCGGGCATGGCAGGTAGCACTACCGCACCGGCCTCTGCCACGGCCACCATGTTGCGAAGAGCAACCAGGCTTAAGGGGGTTTCGCGCGGTACTAAAATCAGCTTCCTTTTCTCTTTCAGATGCACCTCGGCGGCCCGATGAATCAGATTTTCCGAGATACCGTGGGCAATCGCGGCCAGAGTTCCCATACTGCAAGGGCAGATGACCATGCCTCCAGTGATGAAAGAACCGCTGGCGATGCCGGCCTGAAAGTTGCGGAAATTGTGATAATGCAGGTTGGCCTGCGGGACAATTTTTGCGACCGGACCCAGTAAAGCCTCGGCCGAGAAGTGGTTGAGGTCCAATTTGCGGCCGGCCTCGGCCTCCAGAACTTCGACGGCAGCGGGACTGACGGTCAGATGGACCGTTTTGCCCGCTTTCAAAAGAACTTCGAGGAGACGAACGCTATACGGGGAGCCACTCGCCCCGGTGATAGCGACTACGAGATCGTTGCTTGCCATGCCAGTATTGTAGTTTGGCTGCATTCTCAACGTCGAAGAATTACATTCTTGGAACTTGGAAAGCGTGAAATGACCAACCAGATACCTCGGATGGGTTGCAAATCACCCACACGCTTTATCTTAAAAAATGGAACATCTGAATTATGCGATTTATCTTTCCGTAAGAATCAAGCGAAAGCCGACACCTCGACCATGAAATTTTCTCGCATCATAGCTTCGGCTCGCCGATCTGCATTCATCGATGTTCCCAAATCCACCGGAGTTCCTTATCACCATGAAGTTACGCTGATCTGTATAAAAATTATCACACCACTGACCTATATTACCGCACACATCACAGAGCCCCCAGGGGTGAGGAATATCTTTTTCATGAGAACCAACCTCAGAAGTGTGGTCTATAGTAAGGGTTTGAGTGCCATAAGGCTCCAGTTTGCCACAATGCACTTTTTTGCCTTCTATGGAACTGCCAAAGTAGAAGTGCTGTTTATTGCCTTTTCCACCGCGACATGCATATTCCCATTGGTCCTCGTGAGGTAGAGCAAATAAGAGTTTTGCGCCAAATGCGGTAGAGATTTTTGAAAAATTCGATTCGTCGTTTAACTTTGCAATGAAATCCTGAGCATTCACCCACGACACATTTTCGACAGGAAATCTCCTTGTGTCACTGAGCCTATAGAACTCATTGTTGGGACTTGACGATGTAAAGATACTTGGATTTTTACCCATTATTGAAGTGTATTCTTCTTGGGTAATTGGATATTTTCCCATCCAAAAACCTTTCGTCTTAAATTTGCCCCTGACACTTTCAGATTCCAGATCCATCCATTTGGGACGTTTGCCATAAATTTTGCTGACTAAAAAATCTTGTTCCTCTTTAGTAGAACCCAATTGCGCTTCGCCAGCGGGGATCCAGCAAAACTTCATCTTTATGTTTTTAGAAATTTCGAATTCAATCTCTCGAACTGAATAGAAATTTAAAGATTCAATAGATTCGCACCTTAAATTCTGTCTAACAAAACATAGCGGTATAAAAGCTGCGAAAAGTACAATTTTTTGAATTTTCATTAGCAAGCTCTAGCATTCTCATATGTGCATACGAAGCTATTCTGAAAGCCATATATGGGGGCAGTGTTTCGATAATTTTGTGAGCTTGCCCCAGTTTTTTGAGAGACTCTTACTTTTTTCGAAGCCTACACATAAGTAATGATAAATTAAAAACTACTGATTAAAAGGTTTGATGGTGATTTCTTTGTCGGAAATTTTGAACTCTTTGACGGAGTTGATTTCTCGAAGATTAGAGGAGAGCAGCTTTGCGGTGGGTTTATTACCCTTCGTTTCTATCTCGAAGATTGCAATTTTCGATTCCCCAAATCTCCGATCCCCGACCGCACTCAACAACCACTTTCCATCCGGTATGGGGCTTTGGGCTCGTGCGTTGGGCACGGATAAAAAAACAACGATAAGAACTAGAGCGATTGTAAGGCACATAAAGCAATCTCCAGAGTTGCCGGGAGAGAGAGTTTCGATGAATATTAACTGAATTCTCAGCTCAAGAAAGCAAAAAATTTCGCAGTCAGGAGAGCTATCATCAGCGACTCAGAAACGGCCGGGCAGGTTTTTTTCATTCTCCAAAAGAAAAGGCGAGTGATTTACCGCCTTCAGCAGTGAATCACTCGCCTATATCTTGAAACGAGGAGAGATTTACTTCCTCGTCGTTTCCAATGTTGCCGAGGCGTGATCATCGAGCGGCAGTTCCACGGCCTGAAGCACCTTGCCCGTGTTGTCATCCTGAATGAATGCTATCACTTTGAGATCTTTCATATCCAGCGGACGGGTTTTATTAGCAAAGCTCGAACCGCCAGCAACGAAATCATCCAGGTATTTGGTAAGTCCCTGGCGAATGGTGCTGACATCCGCTTTTACTTCATGCTTGAAACTTTTCTCTTTGATTTCAAAGCCTGCAGCGCCACCCGGCATGGATCGAACGACCTGGTGATGGAAGCGCAGCTTGTTGCCGCCGACGTATTTGACGACATCCTCGACGACGAGGGTTCGAAGTTTCAGGCTTTCAGCAGGATCGACACCCGAAACATCCAGATTGATGGAAATCCCGCTTCCGGTGCGAACGGCATGGCCGGTCAGTTTGACGGGAGTCTTCTCTTCGAGAATTTCGTCGATGATATCGCGATACTGCTTGTACTTGCTCTCCGAATTAGCCATACCGCCGCCGCCACCGGCTTTGGATACCCCATTGAAAATGGTGGTTGGGGTGCCGCGCACTTTGTCGGCACCAATGGTCTTGCGGTAGTAATCCCAGCGAGCGATGGTGTCGGTGTTCGTCAGGGGATCGGGACCGGGGATGTGCATGTGGTACTGCACCAGAACCAGCTCGCTATGTTTATACGTTTTGTGCAAGGCGTCGAAAGCGACGTCGGCCGCCACACACGGCGGGCACTGGGCCCCGGTAAATAGTTCCATCATCACAACCTGATTGGCTTCGGAATTCTTCCGACCGCTGTAGGTCGCCGGCTTAAAGGGAGGCACCGTTGCGAGATATTCCTGATCCAGTAGGGTTTCAAGCTTGGTGAGGCGAGCTTCGATCTCGGCCAATTCCTGCTTTTTGCCATTGGATTCCAGGATGCTCTTGTACGTATCCAGAACGCTCACCTGAAATGAAGTTGGATCTTTATCCGACAGAGATTTGGTCAGTGGTACCGCAACTTCGAGAGCAAGCGTTTCGAGTCCTTTTTGGTTTGAAAGGGTATTCGCCAGTGAAAAAGTGGTAAATCGTTCGAAGAGACTCCCGTAGAGTTTCGATTCCGTCTGTATGATCTTCACCAGCTTTTCAGCTTCCGGCTTTTCCACTTTCCACTTGGTAGCGGACGTGAGCAATTGGTTGGCTGCGGTGGCTCCGGCCAGAGTGCTGGAAGATTCCTCTACCGTTTTACGAAGTAAACCGGGAACTTTTTCAGCAGCCTCCTTTTGGGCTTCTGCCAATTTCGTCTGCAATTCTTTTTTCTTTTCCGCGTCTTTTTCCGTACGAATTTGCTGTTGCAGCAGAATCGGTTTTACATTCAGATCCGTCACTTCTTTATAAGTCGCGGGCGGTACAGTCCGCGTGATAACTTCGTTGGCGGCAATGCGATCCATGTCGGTAGGGGCGAGTTTAGCGCGGCCATAACGGGATTCGTTGCCGTAGGCCCCCCGGATGGAACTTTTGTCCGCACCGATTTCGGCGTGAAACGTGAGTCCGTTACCAAAGGTGATGCGGATTTCCTTGTCGGTGATTTTGGAATCTTTGATGACAACCGTCTGCTTGCCAGGCAGCGCGAGTATCTTGGCCGTGGTTTTGTTATCCTTGGTTTCGATATCCAGGATCATCACTTTCGACTCGATCAGCGGGGAGCCGATCGAAGTTAAAAGCCACTTGCCATCGGGCAGTGGGGCTTCGGCCCGGGCACTGGAAGCCACTGCCAGTGCGAAGACGAATAAAAGTGCGAATCGCCGATACATGATTTATTCTCCAAAATGCAGTTGAGGGAGGTTATCTATGTGTTATTAAATTTGGTGAGAGTAATGGGGCGATTACGGCTCGTCCGGTATTCCTTCATTTTTTCTTAATGAATGGAAGACCGAGGCGGATTCAGCTCAATTTTGCAATCAGAGCTTGGAGGAAGGCGGGCAGATCATCCGGCTTTCGGCTGGTGATGATGTTCCCATCAACGACTACTTCCTCATCCACATAATGAGCTCCCGCATTGATCACATCATCCTTGATGGCAAAGAAACAGGTGGCCTTTTTCCCTTTTAGGGCATTGGTCGAACAAAGTACCCAGGGGCCGTGACAGATCGCGGCCAGCGGTTTCCCCTCATCTTGCAGAGCCTGAACAAACTGGATCATGGCCGGGACTCTCCGGATGTAATCCGGGGCGAATCCGCCCGGAAGCACGGCCGCGTGATAATCCTTCGAAGTGACGGCGGTGATGCTTTTATCGCTCTTCGCTGGATACCCCAGTTTGGAAGGGTAGGATTTGCCCGCTTCCGGACCAATCAGATGGACTTCCGCCCCCGCTTCGCGCAATCGATAGACCGGATACCAGACTTCCAACTCCTGATATTGCTGTTCGACCAGAACTGCAATTCGCTTGCCTTTGAGACTCATGTCGAATTCCTCTTTGTTTATTCAGAATATCAGAGGACTGCCCAGATTGCCGGGAGGTCTCTGTTTTCGCTGTCCTACTTTGTTGAATCGGAAAGCGGTTCCGGAGTCCATTCAAACTTCTAGCGAAGTCGTATTCGAGTTCTGGGGGAAATGGATAAAACAGTGCGTAGAATGGGAAGAATTAAATGGGGAAACTCCTCTCATACCTTACGCTTTAGAGGTGAAGTGAAAGCACTTTTCAGTCGGCCCATGGCCTGACTGGGACGGACCGATAGGGAATCAGTCTCCTGCGATTTCGGCCATCGAACCCTCGGACTTGACAGAAAATCTGATTACCCTTAAAAGCTGTCCCGCTGTGGGAAACCGCGCCTTTTCGTACTCCGTGCGGGGTTCGGCACGAGCGCACCCAAGGGATGGATGGGTTATGGGACAATTTCGCTGCGTTCTGGGCATTTGTGCTTTAGTGTGGACGCTTGGTTTGTTCCAAGGCGCACCTGCACTGAAAGCGGAAATACCTACCGGCAAAGAGGTGTCGCAAGTTTACGTCCAGGGTAATGCCCGTTACACGACGGAGCAGGTTCTCAGCCAAGTGTTGACCCGTCCCGGTCAGAAGTACAACCAGGTGACAGTCGACGACGATGTGCGAAAATTGCTATCGCGCGGTTGGTTCCAGGATGTCAAAGTTTATACCCAAATGACCAACGACGGAAAAGTAAACGTCTTTTTCCAGGTCGTCGAACTGAAAAATGTCATTCAGAAAATTGAGTACCGCGGTGCACAGCACTTAAGCGAAAAAGAACTCGAAACACTGACTGGCTTGCGTAAAGGCTCGCCGAACAGCCCCAACGCCAACCGTCTCGCTATCCAAAACATCGTTCGGAAGTACCAGGAGAATGGCCGTCCGTTTGCCAGCGTTCGTTTGATCGAAGGCGAAAAGACCGATGATACCCGGGTAATCTTTGATATCGTCGAAGGCCCGGTGGTGAAGATCGAATCGATCGGCGTGAAGTTCATCGGGACGCGCTCTGGAGATGTCAGCGAAGGTCGAATCAAAACTCAGATCAATAGCGGCACGCATTTTCTGCGGATTGGCGGCGAATACAACGCCATGACCGTGGAATCGGATGTAAACAAGATCAAAGAGTATTACAAGTCGCTCGGATACCTCGCTGCCCGAGTTTCGCGCGAGCTGGAATGGTCGTCCGACCAACGCTCGGTGAAGATTTACTTTGTGGTCGAAGAGGGGGTTCGTTACAAGGTAGGCCGGGTCCAGATCGAGGGCGTGAAAGCCTATGATCAAGCGAAAATCGAATCCCTCGCCGATCTCAAGCCAAACGAGAATTACAGTAAAGGCGTCGTCACGGCGGACATTAAGAGAATCGAGAATTACTACGGTTACGGTGGCCGTCCAGCAATCGTCCAGGAAGTTCCCAACGAAACTCAGCCGGGCGTCGTTGAAGTTCGCTACGTGGTTGAAGAAAAAGAGCCCGTGCGTGTGAAGGAAGTTCTGATTCGCGGAAACGAAGTTACTCGCGATAACGTCATCCGTCGGCAGATTCCGATTCTTCCCGGTCAGATTTTAAGTTACCCGGATATTCTCAAGGGGGAGCAGAACCTAGCTCGACTGGGGATTTTCGATGACGAACAGAAACCGAAGATTACCGTTCTCGATTCGGAAACCGGTCCGCCCGGATTCAAAGATATTCTGGTCGATGTGAAGGAAAAGCCGACCGGCCGGTTGATGTTCGGGGCGGGTGTGAACTCCGATGCGGGGATCACCGGTAGTATCGTGCTCAACGAGCAGAACTTCGACCCTTTCCGTCTACCGACCAGCTTTGAAGATATTCTCGAGGGCAGAGCCTTCCGAGGACGCGGCGAAGAATTCCGCCTGGAAGCGATGCCGGGTACTCAGACGCAGCGCTACTCCGCCAGCTGGCGCGAGCCTTATTTGATGGATGGTCCTTATAGTCTCGGTCTGAGCGCTTACTACTTCACCCGAACCTACACCGAATACACCGAAGATCGGCTGGGCGCCCGTGTGAACATCGGACGAAAACTCGACGATAATTGGTCCGTGAACGCGGCAGTTCGACTGGAAGATGTGAACGTCAAGGGAGTGCCCTGGTATGCTCCTATCGATGTTTCCAAATATCAGGGTCATAGCACGCTGATCGGCGAACGATTGGGCTTAACCTATGATTCGAGAGATTCTTATCTTCGACCGACCAAGGGTGAGATCATCAACGTCGGCTACGAACAGGTTGAAGGCACCTATACCTATGGGCTAGCCACGGCGGAAATGAGCAAGTACTTCACGCTTTACGAACGGGCGGATGGGAGCGGCCGACAGGTCTTGCAGGTACGAAGTCAGGTCGGCTTTGCCGGGAGCGATACGCCTATCTACGAACGATTTTACGCCGGGGGCTTCCAGAGCATCCGAGGTTTCCAATTCCGGGGTGTGGGTCCCCGAGTGGATGACTTCGCAGTGGGTGGAAATTTTTCGCTCATGAATAGCGTGGAATATCAGATTCCCGTCGCGGCCAGCGATAAGATCTACTTCGTCAGCTTCATCGACTCCGGTACTGTTGAGCGTAACGTCAGTATTCACGATTACCGCGTGACGGTGGGGGCCGGTCTGCGAATCTCGGTACCGCAGTTGTTTGGCCCGGTACCGCTGGCCCTCGACTTCGGTTTCCCAATCAATCAGAAGGATGGGGATAAGACTCAGGTCTTCAGCTTCTGGCTCGGCTTCTACAACTGATGTCGTTTAGTCTGGATCGATCAATTTCAGGGCAATTGTCTGCATATTGCCCTATCCTGAAAATTTGATTTGCGCGGGAGCAAATAGTCTTTACAATCGGTCGGTGCAAAGCCCCGATTGGAGACAGGCCTTGAAAACGCTGCTGATACTTCTTCTTTTTTCTTCCTCCCTCCACGCAGAGGATCAGCGAAAGCTGGAAATCGCCAAGCAGCCCGGCTACGTCCGCGCGGAGTTCATCTATGAATCCGCGCCGTTTCCGCAGTGTCACGCCTCCACTATCGTTGAAACTTCACAAGGGTTGGTCGCAGCCTGGTTCGGGGGAACTCGCGAGAAAAATCCCGATGTCTGTATCTGGCTCAGTCGTCAGGAGAACGGAAAGTGGACGGCTCCGGTACGCGTAGCCGATGGCATTCAGTCCGGGGGCAAACAACTCCCTTGCTGGAACCCAGTGTTATTCCAGCCGGAAAAAGGTCCGCTGATGCTCTTCTACAAGGTCGGGCCGAGCCCGGATACCTGGTGGGGAATGCTGAAGACCTCTACCGATTGTGGGATAACCTGGGGGGAGCCCCGTCGACTGCCGGAGGGCATTCTTGGGCCGATTAAAAATAAGCCGGTTCAGTTATCGAATGGTGATATTCTCTGCCCGACGAGCGATGAGACTAAAGGTTGGCGCGTCCATTTCGAGAGAAGTTCGGATGGCGGTAAAACCTGGAATGCCACCGAACCGGTGAACACCAAGTCCGAAGCAAGCATTATTCAACCCAGTATTCTGCTGCGGGGTAAAGATCAACTTTTGGCGGTCGGCCGTTCGCAACAGCGAAAAATTTTTCAGATCGCCTCCTCCGATAACGGATTGCACTGGGGCAAAGTCCGTTTTTTAGATTTGCCCAATCCGAATTCCGGTACGGATGCCGTTACGTTAAAAGATGGCCGGCAACTACTGGTTTATAATCATACGCCTCTTTCTCGGTCCCCTTTGAATGTCGCGGTTTCTGAGAATGGAGAAACCTGGAAGGCGGCTATGATCCTGGAAAACGACCCGTTTCGGGAATTCAGTTATCCGGCGGTCATCCAAACCCGCGATGGTCTGGTGCACATCACTTACACCTGGAAGCGTGAACGGGTGCGACATGTGGTGCTGGACCCGAATAAATTCGTCTTGAAGGAGTTCAAATCGGGAGTCTGGCCCGATTGATTGAGCGGAGGGGCGACGAGAAGCTTGGAGACTTGTAAGTTAGAGGAATCCCGAATACCGGAAGGAAATTGTAGCGTCCATGTCGTCACCTCGCGTGCTGGTTATTTTCAACGAGCCGGTCTTATCTCCCTATCATCCGGATTACGCATCGGAAGTGGACGTGTTGGATATTCGGGATGATGTGATATGGATTTTGGAAGAGGGGAATTTCCAAGTCGAGAGCGTGGGATTCTCCAAAGATCCTGCTGTGCTGCTGGATGCTTTGAAATCCTTCCGCCCGGATGCCGTATTCAACTTGTTTGAAGGACTGGCCAATCAGAATGCCACGGAAATTTCGTGTGCCGGCTTGCTCGAATGGATGAACGTCAGTTTTACCGGTTCGAGTGCTTCGGCGATCGCTTTAGGTCGCGATAAAGTCCGTACGAAATTCTTGCTGCAGGGGGCCGGTCTGCCCACGCCGCGATTTCAGGTGGTGGAGCTTAAGACGAAGATCACCTGGCCTTATAACTGGCCGGCGATGGTGAAGCCAATTACGCAGGATGCGAGCGTCGGTATTTCCCAAAAAAATGTCGTAACGAATGAGAAGGATCTGGCCGAGCAGGTCGAGCGAATTGGTACGGAGTATGGCGAACCGGTCCTAGTTGAGGAATACATAGACGGCCGCGAGTTTCACATCCATGTTCTCGAAGATTACGAAAGTGGCCGCGCGGCTTCGAAATTGTCTCTGACACCCTTAATCGAATTGCGCTTCGACTATAACAATTCCTCGGATCTTTGGCCGATCTACACATACAGTGCCAAATGGCTGGACGAATCGAAAGAGTTCAATTCCTCTTTTTTCGATTTGCCGGTTTATCTTGAGCCCAAGTTGATGGAGGAGATCCAGCGAGTCGCCCTGGGGGCCTTTCGCTGTATCGGATTGCGAGATTATTCCCGTCTCGATATCCGGCTTAGCGAAAAAGGAGTTCCCTACATCCTGGAAGTTAATCCGAATCCTTATCTTTTGAGTTATTTCTTCCAATTGACTTTGGAAGCGATGGGAAGATCGCTCCACGAACAAGTTCGGGATCTTGCCCGCAATGCCCTGTTTCGTGCGGGCCGTTTGACCGATTTACCCAGTCGCCCTTCCACGCATCTTTTATTACCTACAAAATCATATCGACAGGAATCGGAGAGTTGAAAAATGGCTTTTTCATTGCCGATCGTGAACTCTAAAACGGCGACCTTTGAATGCATTTTCGGGAGGGGTTGTGAAGGTCATTGCTGCAAAAATGGTCGCCCGAGCGTGACGCCTCAGGAAAAGAAGGTAATCGATTCGAAGCTTGAGGAAGTCCTGCCGCACCTGAGACCGGTGGCTCAAAAGTTGATTGAGAAGGACGGCTATCTCAGCAAGCGGACGAAACTGGGTGCTCCCATGTTGCGCGTGATCGAGGAGTATTGTGTATTTTTCAATAAGGGCTGTGTGTTGCACAAAATCGGAGCCCAGGATGGTGCTGCCTACCAATATAAGCCGATTCAGTGTGCTCTGTTTCCCCTAACTAAAGATGAAGACACGAACGAATGGTATATCCGGCAATGGGGATATGGGGGCGAACAGTGGGATCTGTTCTGTCTAAATCCGAAGGAATCGAAAAAAAAGGCGGTAGTCACACTCGCTGAGGAAATCGCGCTCGCGGAAGAGTGCGAAAAAAGTAGCCGCTAATCAATCGGCCGTGCAAAGACGGTAGAGGATTTCCGCCGCCTGTTCAACCTGCTTGAGCTCGATCCATTCGTCCTTGGTGTGTGCCTGGGCGATGTCGCCCGGGCCGAAAACGACACAGGGAATCCCGGCTTCGGCGATACTCGAACCATCAGTGCCAAAGGGCACCGCCAGTATCTCGTGCTTACCAGTCACGGAATTAATGGCCGAACCCAATCGCCGTAGGACTTCGTGATTATTCGTAGCTTTCAAAGCTGGGCAGGCGAGCCAGCTTGGTTCGATGATAAATGGAAAATCGATGACGGGATGCTGGATCAGGAATTTTTCGAGTTCTAGCGGAGCGTCTTCCGGCTTCTCTCCGGGAAGCAATCTTCGGTCGATTTCAATAGTGCAGAAGTCGGGAACCGTGTTGACGCTCACTCCACCTTGAATTTTCCCCACGCTAATGGTAGGTGTTCCCAGGCGAGGATCGGCTTCCAGTCGAGTGAGATGATCGGCATACTGCTCAATCACATTTAGGAGATGCCCCATCCGGTAAATGGCATTAACGCCTTCCTGCGGGTAAGAACTGTGGCAGGCTCGTCCCGGCACTTTGATGAGCCAGCGAACCACGCCTTTATGAGTATCTACTATTTGCAGATTAGTGGGTTCGGCACAGATTGCGAAATCGGCTTGGACCCCCCGACGAAGCAATTCCTGAACGCCGAGAAAAGTGTGCTCTTCATCGACGGTACAGGCTAGGATCACGTTGGCCGCCTGAGGTGGTTTCTCCCTATTCAGTCGATCCATCACAGCGAGCATCGATGCCATGCCGCCTTTGACATCGCAAGCTCCACGACCGAACAGTCTTCCGTCTCGAACCTCTCCCGCAAAAGGATCGATTGTCATTCCTTCAACTGGCACAGTGT
The genomic region above belongs to Telmatocola sphagniphila and contains:
- a CDS encoding M20 family metallopeptidase; translation: MGLVETKSFHFERRVSLFLEKWAKRRKMECTRQPVAPFRDNVLISHHSPQAKRTILLEVHQDTVPVEGMTIDPFAGEVRDGRLFGRGACDVKGGMASMLAVMDRLNREKPPQAANVILACTVDEEHTFLGVQELLRRGVQADFAICAEPTNLQIVDTHKGVVRWLIKVPGRACHSSYPQEGVNAIYRMGHLLNVIEQYADHLTRLEADPRLGTPTISVGKIQGGVSVNTVPDFCTIEIDRRLLPGEKPEDAPLELEKFLIQHPVIDFPFIIEPSWLACPALKATNNHEVLRRLGSAINSVTGKHEILAVPFGTDGSSIAEAGIPCVVFGPGDIAQAHTKDEWIELKQVEQAAEILYRLCTAD
- a CDS encoding D-alanine--D-alanine ligase family protein, with protein sequence MSSPRVLVIFNEPVLSPYHPDYASEVDVLDIRDDVIWILEEGNFQVESVGFSKDPAVLLDALKSFRPDAVFNLFEGLANQNATEISCAGLLEWMNVSFTGSSASAIALGRDKVRTKFLLQGAGLPTPRFQVVELKTKITWPYNWPAMVKPITQDASVGISQKNVVTNEKDLAEQVERIGTEYGEPVLVEEYIDGREFHIHVLEDYESGRAASKLSLTPLIELRFDYNNSSDLWPIYTYSAKWLDESKEFNSSFFDLPVYLEPKLMEEIQRVALGAFRCIGLRDYSRLDIRLSEKGVPYILEVNPNPYLLSYFFQLTLEAMGRSLHEQVRDLARNALFRAGRLTDLPSRPSTHLLLPTKSYRQESES
- a CDS encoding YkgJ family cysteine cluster protein — translated: MAFSLPIVNSKTATFECIFGRGCEGHCCKNGRPSVTPQEKKVIDSKLEEVLPHLRPVAQKLIEKDGYLSKRTKLGAPMLRVIEEYCVFFNKGCVLHKIGAQDGAAYQYKPIQCALFPLTKDEDTNEWYIRQWGYGGEQWDLFCLNPKESKKKAVVTLAEEIALAEECEKSSR
- a CDS encoding sialidase family protein translates to MKTLLILLLFSSSLHAEDQRKLEIAKQPGYVRAEFIYESAPFPQCHASTIVETSQGLVAAWFGGTREKNPDVCIWLSRQENGKWTAPVRVADGIQSGGKQLPCWNPVLFQPEKGPLMLFYKVGPSPDTWWGMLKTSTDCGITWGEPRRLPEGILGPIKNKPVQLSNGDILCPTSDETKGWRVHFERSSDGGKTWNATEPVNTKSEASIIQPSILLRGKDQLLAVGRSQQRKIFQIASSDNGLHWGKVRFLDLPNPNSGTDAVTLKDGRQLLVYNHTPLSRSPLNVAVSENGETWKAAMILENDPFREFSYPAVIQTRDGLVHITYTWKRERVRHVVLDPNKFVLKEFKSGVWPD